In a single window of the Raphanus sativus cultivar WK10039 chromosome 9, ASM80110v3, whole genome shotgun sequence genome:
- the LOC108823656 gene encoding pentatricopeptide repeat-containing protein At1g80550, mitochondrial has protein sequence MLLSSIYLRRINRLRIVFPPSVRLLSVKPVSDQNLQCQVDESSYDQKTVCEAIACYSNDWQKALEFFNWVEKESGFKHTTETFNRMIDVLGKYFEFDASWALVNRMKDNPGSIPNHVTFRIIFKRYVTAHLVQEALDTYDRLDDFNLRDETSFYNLVDALCEHKHVVEAEELCFGKSNGFRVSNNTKIHNLILRGWSKLGWWGKCKEYWEKMDHEGVSKDLFSYSIYMDIMCKSGKPWKAVNLYKEMKRKRIKLDVVAYNTVIRAIGASQGVDFGVRVFREMKERGCEPNVATHNTVIKLLCEEGRVKDAYGMLNEMRKRGCQPDSITYMCFFARMEKPSEILSLFGRMIRSGVRPRMDTYVMLMRKFERWGFLQPVLHVWKTMKESGDTPDSAAYNAMIDALIQKGMLEMAKEYEDEMVERGLSPRRRPELVEMSLEEKLVCR, from the coding sequence ATGCTCTTGTCGTCTATATATCTGCGGCGAATCAATCGCCTTCGGATCGTTTTTCCACCCTCCGTTCGGCTTCTATCCGTAAAACCAGTTTCGGACCAGAACCTCCAATGTCAGGTGGATGAGTCAAGTTACGATCAGAAAACAGTATGCGAAGCCATCGCATGCTACAGCAACGACTGGCAAAAGGCGCTGGAGTTTTTCAACTGGGTCGAGAAGGAATCCGGATTCAAACACACCACCGAGACTTTCAACCGTATGATCGATGTCCTCGGTAAGTACTTCGAGTTCGATGCTTCCTGGGCTCTGGTCAACCGGATGAAGGACaacccgggttcgattcccaaTCACGTCACTTTCCGTATCATCTTTAAGCGATACGTCACGGCGCATCTCGTTCAAGAGGCTCTCGATACTTACGATAGATTAGATGATTTCAATTTGAGAGACGAGACGTCTTTTTATAATCTGGTTGATGCGCTTTGCGAGCATAAGCATGTGGTTGAAGCAGAGGAGCTCTGTTTCGGGAAGAGTAATGGTTTTAGAGTGAGTAATAATACTAAGATTCATAACTTGATTCTTCGTGGGTGGTCTAAGTTGGGATGGTGGGGTAAGTGTAAGGAGTATTGGGAGAAGATGGATCACGAAGGTGTTTCCAAGGATCTGTTTTCGTATTCTATTTACATGGATATAATGTGCAAGAGTGGTAAGCCGTGGAAAGCTGTCAACTTGTATAAGgaaatgaagaggaagaggataaAGCTAGATGTTGTTGCGTATAACACTGTGATTCGCGCCATTGGAGCATCGCAAGGTGTTGACTTTGGTGTTAGAGTGTTTCGGGAGATGAAGGAAAGAGGTTGTGAACCTAACGTTGCGACTCATAACACGGTCATTAAGCTTTTGTGTGAAGAAGGGAGGGTGAAGGATGCGTATGGGATGCTTAACGAGATGCGTAAGAGAGGTTGTCAGCCAGATTCGATTACTTATATGTGTTTCTTCGCCCGTATGGAGAAACCAAGTGAGATCCTGAGTCTGTTTGGTAGGATGATAAGGAGTGGGGTTAGGCCCAGGATGGATACTTATGTGATGCTTATGAGGAAGTTTGAGAGATGGGGGTTTCTTCAGCCGGTTTTGCATGTGTGGAAGACGATGAAGGAGTCTGGGGATACTCCTGATTCAGCTGCTTATAACGCTATGATCGATGCTTTGATTCAGAAAGGGATGTTGGAGATGGCTAAGGAGTATGAAGATGAAATGGTTGAAAGAGGGCTGTCTCCAAGGAGAAGGCCTGAGTTGGTAGAAATGTCACTAGAAGAGAAGCTAGTTTGTAGATAA
- the LOC108826030 gene encoding uncharacterized protein LOC108826030: MLCSATPTFHDSRRLLVIGVAILVSSSLLSLSHGVSSSCHNHPSSTSFQGLRRKILEGGNGTLVLAAERTRRPDPLNNFNIYTDGWNVTNSHYVASVGFTAVPFIVIAIVWFVFLGLFLICTCLCCCCCGCGRRNYGYSPVCYTLSLILLLLFTVAAVIGSTMLYTGQKEFYGSVEKTFMYIVTQATSVLGKLTSLWDSIQSAKDIQLDGHNLFPPQFRGNIDHFNNMIKMSNITYPDRVANQTIGYLTGALNPVRLVLNVIAGVMLAVAFLGLLFSFCGLRVLVYLLVILGWILVTATILLSAVFLVFHNVVADTCTAMDQWVHDPAAESALSQLLPCLDAKTIGDTLDITKTMTSTAVDMTNAYTVNVSNHEFPPNVPFYHNQSGPLVPLLCNPLDEHRNPRPCAPNEILLANASEIYKGFVCQVNAEGVCITQGRLTPASYDQMMGAIKVGFTLDHYGPFLASIADCSFVRDTFRDITTKNCPGLTITSQWIYAGLASLSGAVMFSLIFWMIFVRERRHRSHTKKSMVQMNKI, translated from the exons ATGCTTTGCAGCGCAACGCCGACGTTTCATGATAGCCGGCGTCTCCTTGTTATAGGCGTTGCGATCCTGGTCTCTTCCAGTTTGCTTTCTTTATCTCATGGAGTTTCCTCTTCTTGTCATAATCATCCATCCTCAACCTCATTTCAAG GCTTGAGGAGGAAAATTCTGGAAGGAGGAAATGGGACATTGGTGCTAGCGGCGGAGAGAACACGGCGGCCTGATCCTCTCAacaatttcaatatatataccGATGGTTGGAACGTTACCAATTCTCATTACGTCGCT TCTGTTGGATTCACTGCTGTTCCATTCATAGTAATAGCAATCGTGTGGTTCGTATTTCTCGGACTCTTCCTCATCTGCACATGCCTCTGTTGCTGTTGTTGCGGTTGCGGCCGCCGGAACTACGGTTACTCTCCCGTCTGCTACACTCTTTctctcatcctcctcctcctcttcacCGTCGCCGCCGT GATTGGGTCTACGATGTTGTACACTGGGCAAAAAGAGTTTTACGGTAGCGTGGAGAAAACGTTTATGTACATTGTGACTCAAGCAACTAGTGTTTTGGGTAAGCTAACGAGCTTGTGGGACTCTATTCAATCTGCTAAAGACATTCAGCTCGATGGACATAACCTCTTTCCTCCTCAGTTTAGAGGTAACATTGATCAtttcaacaacatgatcaagatgtCTAACATCACTTATCCCGACCGTGTCGCTAATCAGACAATCGGTTATCTCACCGGAGCACTAAACCCTGT GAGATTAGTGTTAAATGTGATCGCCGGTGTTATGCTCGCAGTCGCATTTCTCGGACTCT TGTTTTCCTTCTGTGGACTACGAGTTCTTGTCTACCT CTTAGTAATCCTGGGTTGGATTCTCGTCACAGCAACGATCCTTCTAAGCGCAGTCTTCCTCGTCTTCCACAA TGTGGTTGCGGACACGTGTACGGCTATGGACCAATGGGTGCATGATCCAGCGGCAGAATCGGCCTTGAGCCAGCTTCTTCCATGTTTAGACGCTAAAACCATTGGAGATACATTGGATATAACCAAGACGATGACTTCTACGGCCGTTGACATGACTAATGCGTACACTGTCAATGTCAGTAACCATGAGTTCCCACCTAATGTCCCTTTCTACCATAACCAGTCTGGTCCGCTCGTTCCTCTGCTCTGTAACCCGCTCGATGAACATCGCAATCCACGTCCTTGTGCTCCTAACGAAATCCTCCTCGCTAATGCTTCTGAg aTCTACAAAGGCTTTGTGTGCCAAGTGAACGCAGAAGGGGTCTGCATAACACAGGGTAGGTTAACTCCAGCTTCATACGACCAGATGATGGGTGCGATCAAAGTGGGGTTCACGTTGGACCATTACGGCCCGTTCTTGGCTAGTATTGCTGATTGTTCCTTCGTTCGAGACACCTTCAGAGACATAACCACCAAGAACTGCCCTGGACTCACCATCACCAGCCAGTGGATCTACGCAGGACTCGCATCACTCTCTGGTGCAGTCATGTTCTCGCTCATCTTTTGGATGATTTTCGTTAGAGAAAGACGTCACCGGTCTCATACCAAGAAGTCTATGGTCCAGATGAATAAGATTTAA
- the LOC108828248 gene encoding uncharacterized protein LOC108828248 encodes MALHLARRKQRLHSNPSLIHLFSTSSSASPQDGNESGEQSSDLKISSYFSGIKSSLKQQPQQHQTQDGRRQFAGFDPKTPSGGDFQDVRRNLNEFRRRSVAPPARDLQDLYKQNVASKQPPGDFKGSTFENLKQNLRQMRPHQETTRWSNLSSLQSIMKTKNNVRSNVFEGLPISVFGEELEERKKMGDDDDDSEEMKSEFIKSYNTKELGDILRQYRPEEGKREHGWFSLQELNQRLVKLRQVEEASALGTRKGTAFDDLRSEIQLARKSQAFQNLDFFSVLNGTPKYLLEPPKDELVQTYFHPDNMSSAEKMKIELAKVREEFKMSESDCGSARVQVAQLTTKIKHLSSVLHKKDKHSRKGLIAMVHRRKKLLKYMRRTDWDSYCLSLSKLGLRDNPDYKF; translated from the exons ATGGCGCTTCATCTGGCCAGACGCAAACAAAGGCTACACTCTAATCCATCACTGATTCATCTCTTCTCAACCTCCTCCTCCGCATCTCCTCAAGACGGGAACGAATCTGGCGAACAGTCATCGGATTTGAAAATATCATCCTACTTCAGTGGCATCAAAAGCAGCTTGAAACAGCAACCCCAACAGCATCAGACTCAGGACGGGAGGAGGCAGTTCGCCGGATTCGATCCCAAAACTCCGTCCGGCGGAGATTTTCAGGATGTCAGGAGGAATCTGAACGAGTTCCGACGAAGATCAGTAGCTCCTCCGGCGAGGGATTTACAGGATCTGTACAAGCAGAACGTGGCATCAAAGCAGCCGCCCGGAGATTTCAAAGGCTCGACTTTTGAAAACCTAAAGCAAAACTTGAGGCAGATGAGACCGCATCAAGAGACCACCAGATGGTCTAATCTATCAAGCCTTCAGAGCATCATGAAGACTAAAAACAATGTCCGTTCAAACGTGTTTGAGGGATTGCCCATTTCAGTGTTTGGTGAGGAATTagaagaaaggaagaagatgggagatgatgatgatgattcagaGGAGATGAAATCGGAGTTTATCAAGAGCTACAACACTAAAGAACTCGGGGATATACTCAGACAGTACAGACCTGAGGAGGGTAAGAGAGAACATGGTTGGTTCTCGTTGCAGGAGCTCAACCAGAGGCTTGTTAAGTTGAGACAAGTGGAAGAGGCATCAGCCCTGGGTACCAGGAAGGGGACTGCCTTCGATGATCTCAGGTCTGAGATTCAACTTGCCAGAAAATCACAAGCCT TTCAGAACTTGGATTTCTTCAGCGTTTTAAATGGTACCCCAAAGTATTTGCTCGAGCCTCCGAAAGATGAGCTAGTTCAAACT TATTTCCACCCGGATAACATGTCATCTGCGGAGAAGATGAAAATCGAGCTTGCAAAGGTCAGGGAAGAGTTCAAGATGTCTGAATCCGATTGTGGTTCTGCACGTGTTCAAG TGGCACAACTGACTACTAAAATCAAGCATCTATCCTCTGTTCTACataaaaag GATAAGCATTCGAGAAAGGGACTTATAGCAATGGTGCATAGACGGAAGAAACTGCTCAAGTATATGAGAAGAACCGACTGGGACTCTTACTGCCTTTCACTGTCAAAGCTCGGACTTCGTGACAACCCAGATTACAAGTTTTAA
- the LOC108827808 gene encoding acetylornithine aminotransferase, chloroplastic/mitochondrial, which yields MASLGQITLPRPPLFEMSLLRRRFDLPIKTQRIGFNGRIASVLTKAGEQAQVSVKASVSQKVIEEEAKVLVGTYARAPVVLSSGKGCNLYDAEGKEYLDCASGIAVNALGHGDPDWLQAVTDQAGVLAHVSNVYYTIPQIELAKRLVASSFADRVFFCNSGTEANEAAIKFSRKFQRFTHPQDKEVATGFIAFTNSFHGRTLGALALTSKEQYRAPFEPIMPGVTFLEYGNIQAATDLIRSGKIAAVFVEPIQGEGGVYSATKEFLQSLRSACDASGSLLVFDEVQCGLGRTGNLWAYEAFGVTPDIMTVAKPLAGGLPIGAVLVTEKVAETIKYGDHGSTFAGNPLVCSAAIAVVDKVSKPSFLSSVTSKGLYFKELLVKKLGGNSHVKEVRGEGLIIGVELDVPASPLVDASRDSGLLILTAGKGNVVRIVPPLIISEEEIERAVEIMFQNLTALG from the exons ATGGCGTCTCTTGGCCAAATCACCCTCCCGCGGCCGCCGTTGTTTGAGATGAGTCTCCTACGCCGTCGATTTGATCTACCGATCAAAACACAACGAATCGGATTCAACGGCCGGATTGCGAGCGTATTGACTAAAGCGGGAGAACAAGCGCAGGTCTCAGTAAAAGCGAGCGTGAGCCAGAAGGTGATTGAAGAGGAGGCGAAAGTTCTGGTGGGTACATACGCGCGTGCTCCGGTGGTGCTCTCGAGTGGTAAAGGTTGTAACTTGTACGACGCAGAAGGGAAAGAGTATCTGGACTGTGCATCTGGAATAGCTGTTAATGCTCTGGGCCATGGAGATCCTGATTGGCTTCAAGCCGTCACCGACCAAGCTGGCGTTCTTGCCCATGTCAGCAATGTCTATTACACCATTCCTCAG ATAGAACTAGCAAAGCGCCTTGTGGCAAGTTCTTTTGCAGACCGTGTATTCTTCTGTAACTCTGGAACTGAAGCCAACGAAGCAGCCATCAAGTTTTCTAGAAAGTTCCAGAGATTCACCCATCCTCAAGACAAGGAAGTCGCCACAGGCTTCATCGCCTTTACGAATAGTTTCCATGGTAGAACCTTAGGAGCTCTTGCCTTGACAAGCAAAGAACAGTACAGAGCTCCTTTCGAGCCCATCATGCCTGGCGTCACATTCTTGGAGTACGGTAACATTCAAGCCGCTACTGATCTTATCCGCTCTGGTAAAATAGCTGCGGTGTTTGTGGAGCCTATTCAAGGAGAAGGCGGTGTTTACTCTGCTACAAAAGAGTTTCTCCAGTCTCTTCGCTCTGCTTGTGATGCTTCAGGATCTCTTCTAGTCTTCGATGAGGTTCAGTGTGGTCTGGGTCGGACTGGTAACCTTTGGGCATATGAAGCATTCGGTGTAACACCTGATATAATGACGGTTGCAAAGCCTTTAGCCGGTGGGTTACCAATTGGAGCGGTGCTTGTGACTGAAAAGGTTGCTGAGACCATCAAATATGGAGATCATGGTAGCACATTTGCAGGGAACCCTCTTGTTTGCAGTGCAGCCATCGCTGTTGTTGATAAAGTATCTAAGCCCTCTTTCTTGTCAAGTGTCACGAGCAAAGGTCTATACTTCAAGGAACTGTTGGTGAAGAAATTAGGAGGGAACTCGCACGTGAAGGAAGTGAGAGGAGAAGGGCTTATCATAGGAGTGGAGCTGGATGTGCCAGCGAGTCCACTTGTGGATGCTTCCCGTGATTCAGGTCTTCTGATCCTGACGGCAGGGAAAGGGAACGTCGTCAGGATTGTTCCACCGTTGATTATATCGGAAGAGGAGATAGAACGTGCTGTTGAGATTATGTTCCAAAATTTAACTGCTCTTGGTTGA
- the LOC108827809 gene encoding 3-isopropylmalate dehydrogenase, chloroplastic encodes MAAALQKNIRPVKFPVTFRALTKRSSPAPFRVRCAAASPGKKSYNITLLPGDGIGPEVVSIAKNVLHQAGSLEGVEFSFREMPVGGAALDLVGVPLPEETVSAAKESDAVLLGAIGGYKWDMNDKHMKPETGLLQLRAALKVFANLRPATVLPQLVDASTLKREVAEGVDLMVVRELTGGIYFGVPRGIKTNENGDEVGFNTEVYAAHEIDRIARVAFETARKRRGKLCSVDKANVLEASILWRRRVTALASEYPDVELSHMYVDNAAMQLVRDPKQFDTIVTNNIFGDILSDEASMITGSIGMLPSASLSDSGPGLFEPIHGSAPDIAGQDKANPLATILSAAMLLKYGLGEEKAAKRIEDAVLGALNKGFRTGDIYSAGTKLVGCKEMGEEVLKSVVDSHVHTSV; translated from the exons ATGGCGGCGGCTCTGCAGAAGAATATCCGTCCGGTCAAGTTTCCGGTTACGTTCAGAGCTTTAACCAAACGATCTTCTCCCGCACCCTTTAGAGTAAGATGTGCTGCTGCTTCCCCCGGGAAAAAGAGTTACAACATCACTCTCCTTCCCGGCGACGGCATTGGTCCGGAGGTCGTCTCCATTGCTAAGAATGTGCTTCACCAAGCTGGATCCTTGGAAG GAGTGGAATTTAGCTTCCGGGAGATGCCTGTAGGAGGCGCTGCTTTGGATTTGGTCGGAGTGCCTTTGCCTGAGGAGACCGTCTCCGCTGCTAAAGAATCAGATGCTGTGCTTCTTGGAGCCATTGGAGG GTACAAATGGGATATGAATGATAAACATATGAAGCCTGAGACTGGGTTACTTCAACTTCGTGCCGCTCTTAAAGTCTTTGCTAATCTCAGACCTGCTACTGTTCTTCCACAG TTAGTGGATGCTTCGACCTTGAAGAGAGAGGTTGCAGAAGGTGTTGATCTAATGGTTGTTAGGGAGCTTACCGGGG GTATTTACTTTGGAGTGCCAAGGGGCATTAAGACTAATGAAAATGGCGACGAAGTTGGGTTTAATACCGAGGTCTATGCTGCTCACGAG ATTGATAGAATTGCTCGTGTTGCCTTCGAAACTGCTAGGAAACGGCGTGGCAAGCTGTGTTCTGTTGACAAAGCTAATGTTTTGGAA GCCTCGATTTTATGGAGGAGACGAGTAACAGCATTAGCCTCTGAATATCCTGATGTTGAGCTGTCACATATGTATGTTGACAATGCTGCAATGCAGCTTGTTCGTGACCCTAAACAG TTTGACACCATTGTCACAAACAACATTTTTGGTGATATATTATCCGATGAAGCTTCAATGATCACAGGGAGCATCGGCATGCTTCCCTCTGCTAGTCTCAGCGATTCG GGACCTGGACTCTTTGAACCAATACATGGTTCTGCACCTGATATTGCTGGACAG gATAAAGCAAACCCGCTGGCAACGATCCTCAGCGCTGCAATGCTTCTCAAATACGGACTTGGAGAAGAAAAGGCAGCTAAGAGAATTGAAGACGCGGTCTTGGGTGctctgaacaaaggattcagaACAGGAGACATCTACTCCGCTGGAACT AAACTGGTGGGTTGCAAGGAGATGGGAGAGGAGGTTCTGAAGTCAGTAGTGGACTCCCATGTTCATACTTCTGTTTAA
- the LOC108827810 gene encoding uncharacterized protein LOC108827810 — protein MSAENWTRLAMSDDSLVADALLQLRHSRPPPSPIKLKWSVRQRRSSKKGDQTRASPTSPLTWSGAATSFSGGATTMDGLEESSVVVKPSETFRSKVFQTSAITRTTLFKRSRKKKTLAELKDEEVMLLKESKGLKNELASMRDLVEQQRVRNNSLKKMKAESQSALSCKRALEQSSSFLLPDLNMPLETDTSPEVIC, from the exons ATGTCCGCCGAAAACTGGACTCGACTGGCCATGTCTGACGATTCTCTGGTAGCCGACGCACTGCTTCAGCTCCGCCACTCGAGACCCCCACCATCTCCTATCAAGCTGAAATGGAGCGTGCGTCAACGGAGATCATCGAAAAAAGGAGACCAAACGCGAGCTAGCCCCACCAGCCCTTTGACTTGGAGCGGCGCCGCCACGTCTTTCAGCGGCGGTGCTACCACCATGGACGGCCTTGAGGAGTCCAGCGTCGTCGTTAAACCCTCTGAGACCTTTAGATCTAAG GTTTTTCAAACGAGTGCAATAACAAGAACAACTCTGTTTAAGAGATCAAGGAAGAAAAAG ACTTTGGCTGAGCTTAAAGATGAGGAAGTCATGCTCCTGAAGGAAAGTAAAGGCCTCAAAAAT GAATTAGCAAGTATGCGTGATTTGGTGGAGCAGCAAAGAGTAAGAAACAATTCTCTTAAGAAGATGAAG GCTGAATCACAATCTGCCTTGTCCTGCAAACGCGCTTTGGAACAAAGTTCCTCCTTCTTGCTCCCTGACCTAAACATGCCACTAGAAACCGACACGAGCCCTGAAGTTATTTGCTGA